In Mycobacterium sp. MS1601, the following are encoded in one genomic region:
- a CDS encoding MFS transporter codes for MTPAESSAAPSAARQGLRWVLLTLCITEITSWGVLYYAFTVLSEQISTETGWSAPAVTAAFSAGLVTSAVVGIPVGRWLDRVGPRWIMTAGSVLGVLSVVAVVAAPNYGWFVAAWVVAGVAMSAVFYAPAFAALTRFFGADAVRALTVLTLVAGFASTVFAPVTAALSAQMSWRHTYLVLAVVMAVITIPAHFFGLRRPWPAVTTTHHHVEAPGRTARSWPFLALVAAFALAGLASYAVIANLVPLMSQRGISTGAAAVALGLGGAGQVLGRLGYRTLVRRVGVVPRTVLIMGGVAVTTALLGVFSSYAALVAVAIGAGVMRGIMTLLQATAVTERWGSTHYGHLSAYLNAPIMVATAIGPFVGAALASLLGGYAAMFVALGAIAAAGALLAVASRPRVATPVPIVRV; via the coding sequence ATGACACCGGCAGAGTCTTCTGCAGCACCCAGCGCAGCCCGGCAGGGGCTGCGCTGGGTGCTGCTGACGTTGTGCATCACCGAGATCACCAGCTGGGGCGTGCTGTACTACGCCTTCACGGTGCTCTCGGAACAGATCAGCACCGAGACGGGCTGGTCGGCGCCCGCGGTGACCGCGGCGTTCTCCGCCGGGCTGGTGACCTCGGCGGTGGTGGGCATCCCGGTCGGGCGGTGGCTGGACCGGGTGGGCCCGCGCTGGATCATGACCGCCGGCTCCGTCCTGGGTGTGCTGTCGGTGGTGGCGGTAGTCGCGGCCCCGAATTACGGCTGGTTCGTCGCGGCGTGGGTTGTGGCCGGGGTGGCGATGAGCGCGGTGTTCTACGCACCCGCGTTTGCGGCGTTGACCCGGTTCTTCGGTGCCGACGCGGTACGCGCGTTGACGGTGCTGACCTTGGTGGCGGGGTTCGCCAGCACCGTGTTCGCGCCGGTGACTGCGGCCCTGTCAGCCCAGATGAGTTGGCGTCATACCTATCTGGTGCTGGCCGTGGTGATGGCGGTGATCACCATCCCGGCGCACTTCTTCGGATTGCGGCGCCCGTGGCCAGCGGTAACCACCACGCACCACCATGTCGAGGCGCCAGGACGCACTGCACGCAGCTGGCCGTTCCTGGCGCTGGTGGCAGCGTTCGCGCTGGCCGGACTGGCGTCGTATGCGGTAATCGCGAACCTGGTGCCGTTGATGAGCCAGCGCGGCATTAGCACCGGCGCTGCCGCGGTCGCACTCGGTCTGGGCGGCGCCGGCCAGGTGCTGGGCCGCCTGGGCTACCGCACCCTGGTGCGTCGCGTCGGTGTTGTTCCTCGCACGGTGCTCATCATGGGCGGTGTCGCGGTCACCACGGCGCTGCTCGGAGTGTTCAGCTCCTACGCGGCGTTGGTGGCGGTCGCGATCGGTGCGGGAGTGATGCGCGGCATCATGACGCTGCTGCAAGCCACCGCGGTCACCGAACGTTGGGGGTCCACCCATTACGGCCATCTCAGCGCCTACCTGAATGCCCCGATCATGGTGGCGACCGCGATCGGACCGTTCGTCGGCGCGGCGTTGGCCAGTCTGCTCGGCGGGTACGCCGCGATGTTTGTCGCCCTGGGTGCGATCGCCGCGGCGGGGGCACTGCTGGCGGTGGCCAGCCGACCGCGTGTCGCGACCCCCGTACCGATCGTCCGGGTCTGA
- a CDS encoding NAD(P)-binding domain-containing protein, whose product MSELPVVVVGAGPLGLAAAAHLSERGLTPLVLEAGSGPASAVEQWAHVRTFSPWPELVDPAAARLLEPTDWTAHESGFPTGQEWIDGYLAPLAEALGKSVRYGARVEAVSRLGRDRLVSPGRAETPFVVHVSNADGTQCRVQAQAVIDASGTWGQPNPAGADGVPAIGERAAATSGVLTYVPPTLAQASALAGKHVVVVGSGHSAMTAVIQLGEVVRQDPSTTVTWVLRRGVSSDTFGGGAADELPQRGALGVRSKEAVEAGRVSLATGFRTERIDLVDGRAVLIAEDGRVLAPADHVVVLTGFRPDLSFLSEMRIELDPILQAPVNLAGSIDPNMHSCGSVAPHGAAELAHPEPNLYIVGMKSYGRAPTFLAMTGYEQVRSIAAELAGDHEAARRVELTLPDTGVCNGAGLFDSPEGENAGGGCCGPAPSTPQPLSLSINPVGG is encoded by the coding sequence ATGTCGGAGCTGCCCGTCGTAGTGGTCGGAGCCGGACCGCTGGGTTTGGCGGCGGCCGCGCACCTGTCCGAGCGCGGCTTGACCCCGTTGGTGCTGGAGGCCGGCAGCGGCCCCGCGTCGGCGGTCGAGCAGTGGGCACACGTGCGCACCTTCTCCCCGTGGCCCGAGCTGGTGGACCCCGCTGCCGCGCGCCTCCTGGAGCCGACGGACTGGACCGCCCATGAGTCCGGGTTCCCGACCGGTCAGGAGTGGATCGACGGCTACCTCGCGCCCTTGGCCGAGGCCTTGGGTAAGAGCGTGCGATACGGCGCGCGAGTGGAAGCAGTGTCGCGGCTGGGCCGGGATCGGCTCGTCAGCCCGGGCCGCGCCGAGACACCATTTGTCGTGCACGTGAGCAACGCCGACGGCACGCAGTGCCGGGTGCAGGCCCAGGCCGTCATTGATGCCTCCGGCACCTGGGGCCAGCCCAATCCAGCTGGCGCTGACGGTGTTCCCGCGATCGGTGAACGCGCGGCGGCGACGTCGGGGGTGCTGACCTATGTCCCGCCGACGCTGGCGCAGGCCTCGGCGCTGGCGGGCAAGCATGTCGTGGTGGTCGGCAGCGGGCATTCGGCGATGACCGCGGTGATCCAGCTCGGCGAGGTGGTCCGCCAGGATCCCTCGACGACGGTCACGTGGGTGCTGCGGCGCGGGGTCAGCAGCGACACCTTCGGCGGTGGCGCCGCCGACGAACTTCCCCAGCGCGGCGCGCTGGGGGTGCGGTCCAAGGAAGCGGTCGAGGCCGGCCGGGTGTCACTGGCCACCGGATTCCGCACCGAGCGCATCGACCTGGTGGACGGACGCGCCGTGCTCATTGCGGAGGACGGGCGCGTATTGGCGCCGGCCGATCACGTGGTGGTGCTGACCGGGTTCCGCCCGGACCTGTCGTTCCTGTCGGAGATGCGCATCGAGCTGGACCCGATCCTGCAGGCCCCCGTCAACCTGGCCGGCTCGATCGATCCAAATATGCACTCCTGCGGCAGCGTGGCACCGCACGGCGCCGCCGAATTGGCCCACCCCGAGCCGAACCTGTACATCGTGGGCATGAAGTCCTACGGCCGGGCACCGACATTCCTGGCGATGACCGGCTACGAGCAGGTCCGCAGCATCGCCGCCGAATTGGCCGGCGACCACGAGGCCGCCCGCCGGGTCGAGCTGACCCTGCCCGACACCGGGGTGTGCAACGGGGCCGGGCTGTTCGACAGCCCCGAGGGTGAGAACGCCGGCGGCGGATGCTGCGGGCCCGCACCGTCGACACCGCAGCCGTTGTCGTTGTCGATCAACCCCGTTGGCGGATGA
- a CDS encoding ArsR/SmtB family transcription factor — protein MATATAAALTADVAACCSPLTGGVLDTPAAERLASVFKALADPARVKLVSLIAASAGGEACICDLTEPLGLSQPTVSHHMKLLVDAGLVSRDQRGKWAYYRVNAEALNRVAAAVSTHSA, from the coding sequence ATGGCTACCGCGACCGCTGCTGCGTTGACTGCTGATGTGGCCGCCTGCTGCTCACCGCTGACCGGCGGCGTGCTGGATACACCAGCCGCTGAACGTCTTGCCTCGGTGTTCAAGGCCCTGGCCGACCCCGCGCGGGTCAAATTGGTGTCGCTGATCGCCGCCTCCGCCGGCGGGGAGGCGTGCATCTGCGACCTCACCGAACCACTCGGCTTGAGCCAGCCCACGGTGTCGCACCACATGAAACTGCTCGTCGACGCCGGCCTGGTCAGCCGAGACCAACGCGGCAAATGGGCCTACTACCGCGTCAACGCCGAGGCCCTCAACCGCGTCGCCGCCGCGGTGTCGACCCATTCGGCGTAA
- a CDS encoding helix-turn-helix domain-containing protein, translating to MTTNRSGTEPTAGPRWGGSALLRPGVLAFTGSIGSTDAHAHHAVQVMSATTGLAVLDDHGTRYRGSKVVVPADAEHRIEVGAQEGTVVFLEPESAPGRAAHLRAVRCGWAVTPSFASTRRRPLAAVVDELVAQLAPAAAAHGDVATRHPAVDDALRLLPDLTAAGPVSGTELAAQVGVSASRLTHLFTEQVGIPLRRYVLWTRLRIAITRVQAGDDLTGAAHGAGFADSAHLSRTTREMFGLAPSVLSRHVSWDLDEGSG from the coding sequence GTGACGACGAACAGGTCTGGCACTGAACCCACCGCTGGACCGCGCTGGGGCGGATCGGCGTTGTTGCGTCCGGGGGTGTTGGCTTTCACCGGATCGATTGGCAGCACCGATGCCCATGCCCATCACGCTGTGCAGGTCATGTCGGCCACGACGGGGTTGGCGGTGCTCGACGACCACGGCACCCGGTATCGCGGCTCGAAGGTGGTCGTGCCCGCCGACGCCGAGCATCGGATCGAGGTCGGCGCGCAGGAGGGGACGGTGGTGTTCTTGGAGCCGGAGTCCGCGCCGGGACGGGCCGCGCACCTGCGGGCCGTGCGCTGCGGGTGGGCGGTCACTCCCAGCTTCGCCTCCACCCGGCGACGCCCGCTTGCCGCGGTGGTTGATGAGCTGGTCGCACAGCTGGCGCCGGCCGCGGCCGCACATGGTGACGTCGCGACGCGTCACCCGGCGGTCGACGACGCGTTGCGGCTGCTGCCCGACCTGACGGCGGCCGGCCCGGTCAGCGGAACAGAATTGGCTGCGCAAGTGGGGGTTTCGGCGAGCCGATTGACTCATCTGTTCACCGAGCAGGTGGGCATCCCGCTGCGCCGGTATGTGTTGTGGACGCGGCTGCGGATCGCGATCACCCGGGTGCAGGCCGGGGATGACCTCACCGGCGCCGCCCATGGTGCGGGGTTCGCCGACAGCGCGCATCTGAGTCGCACCACCCGCGAGATGTTCGGCCTGGCGCCTTCGGTGCTGAGCCGGCATGTGTCGTGGGACCTCGACGAGGGCAGCGGGTAG
- a CDS encoding sterol desaturase family protein: MSAISSTSTRTPIRMVARYGYVPFMLIGLNGVGIALASSGAPKIWLLVVLVVAIVTAFLVERIIPYDSEWNHDRADSIRDRIHVAVNETLILASVAAIPLLAAIVPAPHLWPQHWSFVAQVLTAILVADFGITVVHLASHKVGLLWRFHAVHHSITRFYSLNGLMKHPLHQTVEMAAGVVPLILIGLPVNVASALALAVAIQLLLQHSNADYRIGPAKYVLALNEGHRFHHLKWAGVGDVNFGLFTLIWDHLMRTYSYDPARRFDSTQLGMAAKPDYPSDYLHQMIYPFTRGGGCALKSTTATPHGDAQTSDSDPASKYRC; this comes from the coding sequence ATGAGCGCGATTTCCTCGACATCGACCCGCACCCCGATTCGGATGGTGGCCCGCTACGGGTACGTGCCGTTCATGCTGATCGGCCTCAACGGCGTCGGCATCGCCCTGGCCTCCTCCGGAGCGCCGAAAATCTGGTTGCTCGTGGTTTTGGTGGTCGCGATCGTGACGGCGTTCCTGGTCGAGCGAATCATTCCCTATGACTCCGAGTGGAACCACGACCGCGCCGACAGCATCCGCGACCGCATTCACGTCGCGGTCAACGAAACCCTCATCCTGGCCAGCGTCGCCGCCATCCCGCTCCTGGCGGCGATCGTGCCCGCACCCCACTTGTGGCCGCAGCACTGGTCGTTCGTCGCGCAGGTCCTCACCGCGATTCTGGTCGCCGATTTCGGCATTACCGTCGTGCACCTGGCCAGCCACAAGGTCGGCCTGCTGTGGCGCTTCCACGCGGTGCATCACAGCATCACCCGCTTCTACAGCCTCAACGGCTTGATGAAACACCCGTTGCACCAAACCGTCGAGATGGCCGCTGGCGTCGTCCCGCTGATCCTGATCGGCCTGCCGGTCAACGTCGCCTCAGCGTTGGCGCTGGCGGTTGCCATTCAGCTGCTGTTGCAACACTCCAACGCCGACTACCGCATCGGCCCCGCAAAGTACGTGCTTGCCCTCAATGAAGGCCACCGCTTCCATCACCTCAAATGGGCCGGCGTCGGCGATGTCAACTTCGGACTGTTCACCTTGATCTGGGATCACCTGATGCGCACCTACTCCTATGACCCGGCTCGCCGCTTCGACTCCACCCAGCTCGGCATGGCCGCCAAACCCGACTACCCCAGCGACTACCTGCACCAGATGATCTATCCGTTCACCCGCGGCGGGGGTTGCGCGCTGAAGTCCACGACCGCGACGCCGCACGGCGATGCGCAGACATCGGACTCCGACCCGGCCTCGAAGTATCGCTGCTGA
- a CDS encoding ArsR/SmtB family transcription factor, whose translation MTMNKAGGCLADTTSGESNLDAAVALFHSLSDSARLAIVRRLADGEARVVDLIGELGLAQSTVSAHVACLRDCGLVTGRPEGRQVFYSLTRPELLDLLAAAETLLAATGNAVALCPNYGNRSRTDATTDPQETDR comes from the coding sequence ATGACGATGAATAAGGCGGGTGGTTGCCTCGCCGACACGACGTCGGGGGAATCGAATCTCGATGCCGCGGTGGCGCTGTTTCACAGTCTGTCCGACTCGGCCCGGTTGGCGATCGTGCGCCGCCTGGCCGACGGGGAGGCCCGCGTGGTCGACCTGATCGGGGAGCTGGGCCTGGCGCAGTCCACGGTGTCGGCGCATGTGGCGTGTCTGCGGGACTGCGGGCTGGTGACCGGTCGTCCCGAAGGTCGGCAGGTGTTCTACTCGCTGACCCGCCCCGAGCTGCTCGACCTGCTGGCCGCGGCCGAGACGCTGTTGGCCGCCACCGGCAATGCCGTCGCCTTGTGTCCCAACTACGGAAACCGTTCGCGCACCGACGCGACGACTGATCCCCAGGAGACTGACCGATGA
- a CDS encoding heavy metal translocating P-type ATPase — MSDACGCGNDEPRSADEQEHEPERLWQIKEMQLAALSGIFLLAGVIAGFMNAAEPVVLTLQAVALLAGAYTFVPSTLRRLAKGKIGVGTLMTVAAVGAVILGEVGEAAMLAFLFSISEGLEEYSLARTRRGLRALLSLVPDEATVLRDGAEITVAPADLRIGDRMLVKPGERVATDGIVRHGRTALDVSAITGESVPVEAGPGDEVYAGSINGTGVLEVEVSTTAEDNSLARIVRIVEAEQSRKGASQRLADRIAKPLVPGIMVVAGLIAVIGSVFGDSATWIERALVVLVAASPCALAISVPVTVVAAIGAASKLGALVKGGAALEGLGKIRGVALDKTGTLTANRPAVIDVATTNGATREQVLDVAAALEARSEHPLAAAILAAAEDVIAAADVEAVTGAGLTGCRDGCTIRLGRPGWLEPGPLAGDVARMQRAGATAVLVEDDGQLIGAIAVRDELRPEAAEVVAQLRRDGYHVAMLTGDNHATAAALAHDVGIEAVHAELRPEDKARLIEQLRAQRPTAMVGDGVNDAPALATADLGIAMGAMGTDVAIETADVALMGEDLRHLPQAFRHARRARRIMLQNVALSLGLIIALVPLALFGVLGLAAVVLVHELAEIVVIANGVRAGRTTPLAPAPVDPAASPTSTAPVGAPS; from the coding sequence ATGAGCGATGCGTGCGGCTGCGGCAACGACGAACCCCGCAGCGCCGACGAGCAGGAACATGAGCCCGAACGGCTCTGGCAGATCAAGGAAATGCAGCTCGCCGCCCTCTCAGGGATTTTCCTGCTGGCGGGGGTGATTGCGGGATTCATGAACGCCGCTGAACCGGTGGTCCTCACGCTGCAAGCGGTGGCGTTGTTGGCCGGCGCCTACACCTTCGTGCCGTCCACGCTGCGACGGCTGGCCAAGGGCAAGATCGGGGTGGGCACGCTGATGACCGTCGCCGCGGTGGGTGCGGTGATCCTCGGCGAGGTGGGTGAGGCCGCGATGCTGGCCTTCCTGTTCTCCATCAGCGAGGGACTGGAGGAGTACTCGCTGGCGCGCACGCGCCGCGGTCTGCGTGCGCTGTTGTCACTGGTGCCTGATGAGGCCACGGTGCTGCGTGACGGCGCCGAAATAACTGTTGCGCCTGCCGATTTGCGGATCGGTGACCGGATGCTGGTCAAGCCCGGTGAACGGGTCGCGACCGACGGCATCGTCCGCCACGGCCGCACCGCACTCGACGTCTCGGCCATCACCGGGGAGTCGGTGCCCGTCGAAGCCGGGCCAGGTGATGAGGTGTACGCCGGGTCGATCAACGGCACCGGGGTGCTGGAGGTGGAGGTCAGCACCACCGCCGAGGACAACTCGCTGGCCCGCATCGTGCGCATCGTGGAAGCCGAGCAGTCCCGCAAAGGCGCCTCCCAGCGCTTGGCCGACCGCATCGCCAAACCCCTGGTGCCGGGGATCATGGTCGTCGCCGGGCTGATCGCGGTGATCGGCAGCGTGTTCGGGGACTCGGCCACCTGGATCGAACGTGCCCTGGTGGTGCTGGTCGCCGCCTCGCCGTGCGCCCTGGCGATCTCGGTGCCGGTCACCGTGGTGGCCGCCATCGGCGCCGCCAGCAAGCTCGGCGCGCTGGTCAAGGGCGGCGCCGCACTGGAAGGGCTGGGCAAGATCCGCGGCGTCGCACTGGACAAGACCGGCACGCTCACCGCGAATCGGCCCGCCGTCATCGACGTGGCCACCACCAACGGTGCCACTCGCGAGCAGGTACTTGATGTGGCGGCGGCACTGGAAGCGCGCAGCGAGCACCCGCTGGCCGCGGCGATCCTCGCCGCAGCCGAGGACGTCATCGCTGCCGCCGACGTCGAGGCCGTCACCGGTGCCGGGCTCACCGGATGCCGCGATGGGTGCACCATCCGGCTGGGTCGACCGGGCTGGCTGGAGCCCGGGCCGCTGGCCGGTGACGTCGCGCGGATGCAGCGGGCCGGCGCCACTGCGGTCCTCGTCGAAGACGACGGGCAGCTGATCGGCGCGATCGCGGTGCGCGATGAACTGCGGCCCGAGGCCGCCGAAGTGGTCGCCCAACTGCGCCGCGACGGCTATCACGTGGCGATGCTCACCGGCGACAACCACGCCACCGCCGCCGCATTGGCCCACGATGTCGGGATCGAGGCCGTGCACGCCGAGCTACGCCCCGAAGACAAAGCCCGACTGATCGAACAGCTGCGCGCCCAGCGTCCCACGGCGATGGTCGGCGATGGCGTCAACGACGCTCCCGCGCTGGCGACCGCCGACCTGGGTATCGCGATGGGTGCGATGGGCACCGACGTGGCCATCGAGACCGCCGATGTCGCGTTGATGGGTGAAGACCTGCGCCACCTGCCTCAAGCGTTCCGCCACGCACGGCGGGCCCGGCGGATCATGCTGCAAAACGTCGCCCTGTCTTTGGGTTTGATCATCGCGCTGGTGCCGCTGGCACTGTTCGGTGTACTTGGTCTGGCCGCCGTGGTGCTCGTCCATGAACTCGCCGAGATCGTGGTCATCGCCAACGGTGTACGGGCCGGGCGCACCACACCGCTGGCCCCCGCGCCGGTCGATCCAGCCGCCAGTCCCACCAGCACAGCACCGGTAGGCGCGCCGTCATGA
- a CDS encoding cadmium resistance transporter, protein MILSSVLPAIGLFIVTNIDDIIVLSLFFARGAGQRGTTARITAGQYLGFAGILGAAVLVTLGAGAFLPPEVIPYFGLIPLALGLWAAWQAWRGNDDDDDDDGKVAGKNVGVLTVAAVTFANGGDNIGVYVPVFLSVGPAAVVAYCIVFLALVAVLVLAAKFVATRRPIAEVLERWEHVLFPIVLIGLGIFILVHGLAFEN, encoded by the coding sequence ATGATCTTGTCCTCCGTCTTGCCCGCCATCGGCCTGTTCATCGTCACCAACATCGACGACATCATCGTGCTCTCGCTGTTTTTCGCCCGCGGCGCGGGACAACGGGGGACAACGGCGCGGATCACCGCGGGGCAATACCTGGGATTCGCCGGGATTCTGGGCGCGGCGGTGCTCGTGACGCTGGGCGCGGGCGCGTTCTTGCCCCCGGAGGTCATTCCGTACTTCGGGCTCATCCCCCTGGCCCTGGGACTGTGGGCGGCCTGGCAAGCGTGGCGGGGCAACGACGATGACGACGACGACGACGGCAAAGTTGCGGGCAAGAACGTTGGTGTCTTGACCGTCGCCGCAGTCACTTTCGCCAATGGCGGAGACAACATCGGGGTCTACGTTCCGGTCTTTTTGAGCGTGGGACCTGCCGCCGTAGTGGCCTACTGCATCGTCTTCCTCGCCCTCGTCGCGGTCCTCGTCCTCGCCGCTAAATTCGTCGCCACCCGCCGGCCCATCGCCGAAGTCCTGGAACGCTGGGAACACGTCCTCTTCCCGATCGTGTTGATCGGTCTCGGCATTTTCATCCTGGTCCACGGTCTCGCCTTTGAGAACTAA
- a CDS encoding TlpA family protein disulfide reductase, whose product MVTGCTTGEDAVAQGGTFDFVSPGGQTAIFYDPPSTRGTIGDLSGPDLFTDTPIRLSDFTGKVVLINVWGSWCAPCRTETPELETVYTEYRDRGVQFLGIDVRDNRDTARDFVTDRNVQYPSIFDPSLRSLITLGRNYPTSVVPTTMVLDRQHRVAAVYLMALLAEDLRPLLDRLTTEP is encoded by the coding sequence CTGGTCACCGGCTGCACCACCGGCGAGGATGCCGTCGCCCAAGGCGGCACCTTCGACTTCGTCTCGCCCGGCGGCCAGACCGCGATCTTCTATGACCCACCCTCGACGCGGGGCACGATCGGCGATCTGAGCGGACCCGACTTGTTCACCGACACACCGATCCGGCTGTCGGATTTCACCGGAAAAGTGGTTCTCATCAATGTGTGGGGCTCCTGGTGTGCGCCGTGTCGCACCGAAACTCCGGAGCTGGAAACGGTGTACACCGAATATCGCGACCGGGGCGTGCAGTTCCTCGGCATCGACGTCCGCGACAACCGCGACACCGCACGCGATTTCGTGACCGACCGCAACGTGCAATATCCCTCCATCTTCGACCCCTCGCTGCGCAGCCTCATCACCCTGGGACGCAACTATCCGACCAGCGTGGTGCCCACCACGATGGTCCTCGACCGCCAGCACAGAGTCGCGGCGGTGTACCTCATGGCACTACTAGCCGAAGACCTACGACCACTACTAGACCGGCTGACCACCGAGCCCTGA
- a CDS encoding DUF3703 domain-containing protein codes for MTRISDQAALVYRNEMAAAKNAADATTRWRHLERAHIVSQPDPWLHTCNHAAMLALALRQRDRREALGQVVRLIVAAPGSLSGRYPVGNTGRVAAGLMTPMLIPDDLATLTS; via the coding sequence ATGACACGGATCAGCGACCAGGCCGCCCTGGTCTACCGCAACGAGATGGCGGCCGCCAAGAACGCCGCCGACGCGACGACTCGGTGGCGACATCTGGAGCGGGCGCACATCGTGTCGCAGCCCGACCCGTGGCTGCATACCTGCAACCACGCCGCGATGTTGGCGCTCGCGCTGCGCCAACGCGACCGCCGCGAAGCGCTCGGCCAGGTCGTGCGCCTCATCGTCGCGGCGCCAGGCTCGCTGAGCGGGCGGTACCCCGTGGGCAACACCGGCCGTGTCGCTGCCGGGCTGATGACCCCGATGCTCATACCTGACGACCTCGCCACGCTGACCAGCTAA
- a CDS encoding ArsR/SmtB family transcription factor, which yields MSEPLGTCDLLCLDLPHAEQIRTAVPDIATVQAAAAAARGLSDATRLSIAAALAAGDELCVCDMAWVIGLPQGLVSHHLRQLKNASLVSSRRQGKLVMYRLTERGRQLMAAVLPTVNVAAGKEPDRV from the coding sequence ATGAGCGAGCCGCTGGGTACCTGCGATCTGCTGTGTTTGGACCTGCCCCACGCGGAGCAGATCCGGACCGCGGTGCCGGACATCGCCACGGTGCAGGCCGCGGCCGCGGCAGCCCGCGGCTTGAGTGATGCCACCCGGTTGTCGATCGCCGCGGCGTTGGCGGCCGGCGATGAGCTGTGCGTATGCGACATGGCCTGGGTGATTGGCCTCCCACAGGGTTTGGTGTCGCATCATTTGCGCCAGCTCAAGAACGCCTCGCTGGTGTCCTCGCGGCGGCAGGGAAAGTTGGTGATGTACCGGCTGACCGAGCGTGGACGTCAGTTGATGGCCGCGGTGCTGCCCACGGTGAACGTGGCCGCCGGGAAGGAGCCTGATCGTGTCTGA
- a CDS encoding DsbA family protein has product MSMKGLGSILANTRVLLTIFVIAVATVATVVFLSVRDTGSTAEVALDDSTAGQTVRDNSHRLNSVPDSDIYFVEFLDFECEGCRALYPVVEQLRAEYGDRVNFVLRYFPLRSHFNAERAARAVEAAAQQGQLEAMYKKMYETQAEWGEQQVPADDVFREFAQQLGLDMGAFDATYNDPATLERIQLDVSDGTALGVQGTPTFFINDERIQPRSYEDLTTALDQALGRS; this is encoded by the coding sequence ATGAGTATGAAAGGCCTCGGCTCGATCCTGGCCAACACCCGCGTGCTCCTCACGATCTTCGTCATCGCGGTCGCCACCGTTGCGACGGTGGTGTTTCTTTCAGTGCGCGATACCGGCTCGACGGCCGAGGTTGCACTCGACGATTCAACCGCCGGCCAGACAGTCCGAGACAACAGCCACCGACTGAACTCAGTACCCGACAGCGATATCTACTTCGTCGAGTTCCTCGACTTCGAATGCGAAGGCTGCCGCGCGCTCTACCCGGTCGTCGAGCAGCTGCGCGCCGAGTACGGCGACCGGGTGAACTTCGTGCTGCGCTACTTCCCGCTGCGCTCCCACTTCAACGCCGAACGCGCCGCCCGCGCTGTCGAAGCCGCCGCCCAGCAAGGCCAACTCGAAGCCATGTACAAGAAAATGTATGAGACACAGGCCGAATGGGGTGAACAACAGGTTCCGGCCGACGACGTGTTCCGCGAGTTCGCCCAACAACTTGGCCTCGACATGGGCGCGTTCGACGCCACCTACAACGACCCCGCAACCCTGGAGCGCATCCAACTCGACGTCAGCGACGGCACCGCACTAGGCGTCCAAGGCACCCCCACCTTCTTCATCAACGACGAACGCATCCAACCCCGCAGCTATGAAGACCTCACCACCGCACTCGACCAAGCATTGGGGCGCAGCTAG
- a CDS encoding thermonuclease family protein, with amino-acid sequence MRTRLAIALTLVAAVAAAPASACAAPVEAAAATATVLRVVDGDTVDVLDDARGRLRVRVLGIDTPETKRPGYTQACWGREATEFAISILLNRRVALIADASQDAHDRYGRTYLH; translated from the coding sequence GTGAGAACACGTTTGGCGATTGCGTTGACATTGGTCGCCGCTGTGGCGGCGGCCCCCGCCTCGGCGTGCGCCGCTCCGGTTGAGGCGGCAGCAGCCACGGCGACAGTGCTGCGCGTGGTTGACGGTGACACAGTGGACGTCCTCGACGACGCTCGCGGACGTCTTCGAGTGCGCGTGCTGGGCATCGACACCCCGGAGACCAAGCGGCCGGGTTACACCCAGGCATGCTGGGGCCGTGAGGCCACAGAATTCGCGATCTCAATCCTGCTGAACCGTCGGGTCGCGCTGATCGCTGATGCGAGCCAGGATGCGCACGACCGTTACGGACGCACTTATCTGCATTAG